GATCGCCCCCGTTGCTTGAAGTCGTGGGGGCTAAGATTTTCGAGAAAATCGCGGAAGGCCTGGCGTTCTGCTTCATCGGCATCGCGATCGACGGGAATGGAAGCGTCGGCGATCACTTCTTCCATCACCCAAATGGGGCTATTGGTGCGTAGGGCAATGGCGATCGCATCACTAGGACGGGCATCAATTTCCTTTTTCACCTCCCCCTGCCGCACCGTGAGTATGGCATAGAAGGTATTGTCTTGCAGGGAATGGATCACCACCCGTT
This genomic interval from Candidatus Obscuribacterales bacterium contains the following:
- a CDS encoding bifunctional nuclease family protein — its product is MLEMKVAGIALDAATRSPIVLLRDTTDRRQLPIYIGQDQARAIINALENQAPPRPLTHDLMVNMLDEWNLTLERVVIHSLQDNTFYAILTVRQGEVKKEIDARPSDAIAIALRTNSPIWVMEEVIADASIPVDRDADEAERQAFRDFLENLSPHDFKQRGRSSSSEA